A region from the Sulfitobacter sp. D7 genome encodes:
- the hutU gene encoding urocanate hydratase, whose product MSDPRKNTRDVYPATGTELSAKSWLTEAPLRMLMNNLHPDVAENPHELVVYGGIGRAARTWKDYDQIVASLRALEDDQTLLVQSGKPVGVFKTHKDAPRVLIANSNLVPHWANWDHFNELDKKGLAMYGQMTAGSWIYIGSQGIVQGTYETFVEAGRQHHGGDLTGKWILTGGLGGMGGAQPLAAVMAGACCLAVECNPDSIDFRLRTKYVDEKAETLDEALEMIERWTAAGEAKSVALLGNAADVFPELVKRGVRPDIVTDQTSAHDPVNGYLPQGWSMADWREKRESAPKAVERAARASMKVQVKAMVDFHAAGIPTVDYGNNIRQMALEEGLDNAFDFPGFVPAYIRPLFCRGVGPFRWAALSGDPEDIYKTDAKVKEILSEDTHLHNWLDMARERISFQGLPARICWVGLGVRHKLGLAFNEMVRTGELSAPIVIGRDHLDSGSVASPNRETEAMKDGSDAVSDWPLLNALLNTASGATWVSLHHGGGVGMGFSQHSGMVICCDGSEDADRRIERVLWNDPATGVMRHADAGYDEALDCARAHGLDLPGIL is encoded by the coding sequence ATGAGCGATCCGCGCAAGAACACCCGTGACGTCTATCCCGCCACCGGCACCGAGCTTTCGGCGAAAAGCTGGCTCACCGAAGCGCCACTGCGGATGCTGATGAACAACCTGCACCCAGACGTGGCCGAGAACCCGCATGAGCTCGTCGTCTATGGTGGCATCGGCCGTGCGGCGCGGACGTGGAAAGATTACGACCAGATCGTCGCCTCGCTCCGCGCGCTCGAAGACGACCAAACGCTGCTGGTGCAATCGGGCAAGCCTGTCGGTGTATTCAAGACCCACAAAGACGCCCCGCGCGTGCTGATCGCGAACTCAAACCTCGTGCCGCATTGGGCGAATTGGGACCACTTCAACGAGCTCGATAAAAAGGGTCTGGCGATGTACGGCCAGATGACCGCGGGCTCGTGGATCTACATCGGTTCCCAAGGCATCGTGCAGGGCACCTATGAGACATTTGTCGAGGCGGGCCGCCAGCATCATGGCGGCGATCTGACCGGCAAATGGATCCTCACCGGCGGGCTTGGCGGCATGGGCGGCGCGCAGCCTTTGGCGGCGGTGATGGCCGGGGCTTGTTGCCTCGCGGTCGAGTGCAATCCCGACAGCATCGATTTCCGTCTGCGCACAAAATACGTCGATGAAAAAGCCGAAACGCTCGACGAAGCGCTGGAGATGATCGAGCGTTGGACCGCTGCCGGAGAAGCGAAATCCGTGGCCCTCTTGGGCAATGCCGCCGATGTCTTTCCCGAACTGGTGAAACGCGGCGTGCGCCCCGATATCGTGACCGATCAGACCAGCGCCCATGACCCGGTGAACGGCTATCTGCCGCAGGGTTGGAGCATGGCCGACTGGCGCGAGAAGCGCGAGAGTGCCCCCAAGGCGGTCGAACGCGCCGCCCGCGCCTCAATGAAGGTACAAGTCAAAGCGATGGTCGATTTTCACGCGGCGGGCATCCCCACGGTCGACTATGGCAACAACATCCGCCAGATGGCGCTGGAGGAAGGGTTAGACAACGCCTTTGATTTCCCCGGCTTTGTCCCCGCCTACATTCGTCCGCTGTTCTGCCGGGGCGTGGGGCCGTTCCGCTGGGCGGCGCTGTCAGGCGATCCGGAGGATATTTACAAGACCGATGCCAAGGTGAAAGAAATCCTCTCCGAAGATACGCACCTGCACAACTGGCTCGATATGGCCCGCGAGCGTATTTCCTTCCAAGGTCTGCCCGCACGGATCTGCTGGGTGGGTCTGGGTGTGCGCCACAAGCTCGGTCTCGCCTTCAACGAAATGGTCCGCACTGGCGAGCTAAGCGCGCCCATCGTGATCGGGCGCGACCACCTCGACAGTGGTTCCGTCGCCTCGCCCAACCGCGAGACAGAGGCGATGAAAGACGGCTCTGATGCCGTGTCGGATTGGCCGCTGCTAAACGCGCTTTTGAACACTGCCTCGGGGGCCACTTGGGTATCTCTGCACCACGGTGGCGGGGTTGGCATGGGCTTTTCGCAGCACTCCGGCATGGTGATCTGCTGTGACGGGTCCGAAGACGCTGACCGTCGCATCGAACGGGTTCTGTGGAACGATCCGGCGACGGGCGTGATGCGCCATGCGGATGCGGGCTATGACGAGGCGCTTGATTGCGCCCGCGCGCATGGGCTGGACCTGCCGGGTATCCTTTGA
- the hutI gene encoding imidazolonepropionase yields the protein MAEHDRVLIDLTAATLDGAEPYGMIENAAIAIAGSQIAWVGPRLDLPRAYRHQPTESLGHRLVTPGLIDCHTHIVHGGDRAREFEMRLEGASYEDVARAGGGIVSTVTATRAASEADLLADALRRVDVLIAEGVTGIEIKSGYGLDIDTELRMLRTARAVGQQRPIRVRTTFLGAHATPTEYAGRADAYIDEVCLPALRAAHAEGLVDAVDGFCEGIAFQPAQIARVFDVARELGLPVKLHAEQLSNLGGAKLAASYGALSADHIEYLDADGVKAMAKAGTVAVILPGAFYTLRETQAPPIDLLRKHGVPMALATDINPGSSPLNSLLLTLNMGCTLFRMTPEEALRGATQHAARALGLDGCGMIRPGLRADLAVWDIKHPAELAYRIGFNPLHSRIFGGQS from the coding sequence ATGGCAGAGCACGACCGAGTTTTGATCGACCTCACCGCCGCGACCTTAGACGGCGCAGAACCCTATGGAATGATTGAGAATGCAGCGATTGCGATTGCCGGGAGCCAGATCGCATGGGTCGGCCCGCGCCTTGACCTGCCACGGGCCTACCGCCACCAGCCGACAGAATCACTGGGCCACCGCCTCGTCACCCCCGGTCTGATCGACTGCCACACCCATATCGTCCACGGAGGCGACCGCGCGCGCGAGTTCGAAATGCGCCTTGAAGGAGCCAGCTACGAAGACGTCGCCCGCGCCGGGGGCGGCATCGTCTCAACCGTCACCGCCACCCGCGCCGCCAGTGAGGCCGATCTGCTGGCGGATGCCCTGCGCCGCGTCGATGTGTTGATCGCCGAAGGCGTCACGGGGATCGAGATCAAATCCGGTTACGGTCTGGATATCGACACCGAGCTGCGCATGCTCCGCACCGCACGCGCCGTGGGCCAGCAGCGCCCGATCCGAGTGCGCACCACCTTCCTCGGCGCCCATGCCACGCCTACCGAATACGCAGGCCGCGCTGACGCCTATATCGACGAAGTCTGCCTCCCCGCCCTGCGCGCCGCCCATGCCGAGGGGCTGGTCGATGCGGTCGACGGGTTCTGCGAGGGCATCGCCTTTCAGCCCGCCCAAATCGCGCGGGTCTTTGACGTGGCGCGGGAATTGGGGCTGCCGGTGAAACTCCATGCCGAGCAACTGTCGAACCTTGGCGGCGCGAAACTCGCGGCCTCCTATGGCGCGCTGTCGGCGGATCATATTGAGTACCTTGACGCGGACGGCGTGAAAGCGATGGCCAAGGCGGGCACCGTCGCCGTCATCCTCCCCGGCGCGTTTTATACCCTGCGCGAAACCCAAGCGCCCCCGATTGATCTGCTGCGCAAACACGGCGTGCCGATGGCGCTGGCGACGGATATCAACCCCGGGTCGTCGCCGCTGAACTCCCTGCTGCTGACGCTCAACATGGGCTGCACCCTGTTCCGCATGACGCCCGAAGAGGCGCTGCGCGGTGCCACGCAACATGCCGCCCGCGCGCTTGGGCTGGACGGCTGCGGCATGATCCGCCCCGGCCTGCGCGCCGACCTCGCCGTTTGGGATATCAAACACCCTGCCGAGCTTGCCTATCGCATCGGCTTCAACCCGCTTCACTCTCGCATTTTCGGAGGCCAATCGTGA
- the hutH gene encoding histidine ammonia-lyase, translating to MTTLTLTPGAATLDDLARIYREEASVRLDPACRPAIELAHARIAKAVAGEDAVYGVNTGFGKLASVKIASDDTATLQRNLILSHCCGVGPAIPRGHARLLMALKLLSLGRGASGVRLEVVDLIEAMLERGVTPVIPAQGSVGASGDLAPLAHMAAAMMGHGEAEIEGRVMPGGEALTAAGLTPLEFGPKEGLALINGTQFSTAFALAGLFDAWRAANSALVISALSTDAIMGSTAPLQPEIHALRGHRGQIEAGETMRALLNGSEIRESHMANDARVQDPYCIRCQPQVTGAAMDVLRMAARTLEVEANAATDNPLVLVGADLIVSGGNFHAEPVGFAADMIALAVAEIGAIAQRRVALIVDPVLSFNLPPFLTPNPGLNSGYMIAEVTTAALMSENKHLANPCVTDSTPTSANQEDHVSMAAHGARRLGQMIDNLNRILGVELLCAAQGIDFRAPLTTSEPLQHVVTRVRKDVATLDEDRYLAPDLERAAQMVAQGEITRAASIEMPELSA from the coding sequence GTGACCACCCTGACCCTCACCCCCGGCGCGGCCACCTTGGACGATCTGGCCCGCATCTACCGCGAAGAGGCATCGGTGAGGCTCGACCCCGCCTGCCGCCCAGCGATTGAACTGGCCCACGCGCGCATTGCCAAAGCGGTGGCGGGCGAGGATGCCGTCTACGGCGTGAACACCGGTTTCGGCAAGCTCGCCTCGGTCAAGATCGCCTCAGATGACACGGCCACCCTGCAACGCAACCTGATCCTGTCGCATTGCTGCGGCGTCGGCCCGGCGATCCCGCGCGGCCATGCGCGGCTCTTGATGGCGCTCAAACTGCTGAGCCTTGGGCGCGGCGCCTCAGGCGTGCGGCTTGAGGTCGTCGATCTGATCGAAGCCATGCTGGAGCGTGGCGTGACCCCGGTGATCCCGGCGCAAGGATCGGTCGGTGCCTCAGGCGATCTGGCCCCCTTGGCCCATATGGCCGCTGCGATGATGGGCCACGGCGAGGCGGAAATTGAGGGCCGCGTCATGCCCGGCGGAGAGGCGCTGACCGCCGCGGGTCTCACCCCGCTGGAGTTCGGCCCGAAAGAAGGGCTGGCGCTGATCAACGGCACGCAGTTTTCGACCGCCTTCGCGCTGGCGGGGCTGTTTGACGCATGGCGGGCGGCAAACTCGGCGTTGGTGATCTCGGCCCTGTCGACGGACGCGATCATGGGCTCCACCGCGCCGCTGCAACCCGAAATCCACGCCCTGCGCGGCCATCGAGGCCAGATCGAAGCGGGCGAGACGATGCGTGCCCTGCTCAACGGCTCGGAAATCCGCGAGAGCCACATGGCGAACGATGCCCGCGTGCAAGACCCCTACTGCATCCGCTGCCAGCCTCAGGTGACCGGGGCCGCGATGGATGTGCTGCGCATGGCCGCCCGCACGCTTGAAGTCGAAGCCAACGCCGCCACCGACAACCCGCTGGTGCTGGTCGGCGCGGACCTGATCGTTTCAGGCGGGAATTTCCATGCCGAACCGGTGGGTTTTGCCGCCGATATGATCGCACTGGCCGTGGCCGAAATCGGAGCCATCGCGCAGCGCCGCGTGGCGTTGATCGTGGACCCGGTGCTCAGCTTCAACCTGCCGCCCTTCCTCACGCCAAACCCCGGCCTCAACAGCGGCTATATGATCGCCGAAGTCACCACCGCCGCCCTTATGAGCGAGAACAAGCACCTCGCCAATCCGTGCGTCACCGACAGCACGCCGACCTCGGCCAACCAAGAGGATCACGTCAGCATGGCCGCCCATGGTGCGCGGCGGCTGGGGCAGATGATCGACAACCTAAACCGTATCCTTGGGGTCGAGTTGCTCTGCGCGGCGCAGGGCATTGATTTCCGCGCCCCGCTGACCACCAGCGAGCCGTTGCAGCATGTGGTGACGCGGGTGCGCAAGGACGTGGCGACGCTGGACGAGGACCGCTACCTCGCCCCCGATCTGGAACGCGCCGCACAGATGGTGGCGCAGGGAGAGATCACCCGCGCAGCCTCTATCGAGATGCCGGAGCTTTCCGCATGA
- a CDS encoding cell wall hydrolase, which produces MRVQPPKIRTAALMLGLGLLAACGGKQTEVVAVPVGEVECMARAMYFESNRSSRDGMVAVGTVVLNRVHSEAFPDTVCGVVGQRNQFAPGVMTKPMSDRGAPLARATALAVLQGERHPKVTRAKFFHAAWYNANYNNMHYVVTAGGNAFYEKRRPALVTTPSPLPPLEGITPL; this is translated from the coding sequence ATGCGCGTTCAGCCCCCGAAAATCCGCACCGCCGCTTTGATGCTGGGCCTTGGCCTGCTCGCCGCTTGTGGCGGTAAGCAGACCGAAGTGGTCGCGGTCCCGGTGGGTGAGGTGGAGTGTATGGCGCGGGCGATGTATTTCGAATCCAACCGCTCCAGCCGCGACGGGATGGTCGCCGTGGGCACGGTGGTGTTGAACCGCGTCCATTCCGAAGCCTTCCCCGATACGGTCTGCGGGGTGGTCGGCCAGCGCAATCAGTTCGCACCGGGCGTGATGACGAAACCGATGAGCGATCGCGGGGCCCCGCTGGCCCGCGCCACCGCGCTGGCGGTGCTTCAAGGTGAGCGTCACCCCAAGGTCACCCGCGCGAAATTCTTCCACGCCGCGTGGTACAATGCCAATTACAACAACATGCATTACGTGGTGACCGCAGGCGGCAATGCCTTTTACGAAAAGCGCCGTCCGGCCCTCGTGACCACGCCCAGCCCGCTGCCGCCGCTCGAAGGGATCACCCCGCTCTGA
- a CDS encoding ChaN family lipoprotein — protein MSGKTRRAALLLWLALPAGADPLAEIVILGEVHDNPHAHLEQAAALETLRPTAVVFEMLTAAQGAKADADRSQIAQAWAASGWQDFDIYAPIFDALGEARIIGAAAPREAVRSVYLEGAAALFGPEAARFGLDQPLPDDQLAARIEVQFAAHCRAMPRDMMGGMVAVQRYRDATFARAALKALETYGPPVAVITGNGHARTDWGIPALIAQAAPEVTTHAIGFVEKQTEMPFDETRLIPPTKREDPCNALTKN, from the coding sequence GTGAGCGGTAAGACCCGCAGGGCCGCTTTGCTGCTCTGGCTCGCGCTGCCCGCGGGCGCCGACCCCCTCGCCGAGATCGTGATTTTGGGGGAGGTGCATGACAACCCCCATGCCCATCTCGAACAGGCCGCCGCGCTGGAGACGCTGCGCCCCACTGCTGTGGTGTTCGAGATGCTCACCGCCGCGCAGGGGGCGAAAGCCGATGCCGATCGCAGCCAGATTGCGCAGGCTTGGGCGGCAAGTGGTTGGCAGGATTTCGACATCTACGCGCCGATCTTCGATGCTTTGGGTGAAGCCCGGATCATCGGTGCCGCCGCCCCCCGCGAGGCGGTGCGCAGTGTGTATCTTGAAGGCGCAGCCGCGCTTTTCGGGCCGGAAGCGGCGCGCTTTGGCCTTGATCAACCGCTGCCCGACGATCAGCTGGCGGCCCGCATCGAGGTGCAGTTCGCCGCTCATTGCCGGGCCATGCCGCGCGACATGATGGGGGGCATGGTCGCCGTGCAACGCTACCGCGACGCCACATTCGCGCGCGCGGCGCTCAAGGCGCTTGAGACCTATGGCCCGCCCGTGGCCGTGATCACCGGCAACGGCCATGCCCGCACCGATTGGGGCATTCCCGCGCTGATCGCGCAAGCGGCCCCCGAGGTCACGACCCATGCCATCGGCTTTGTCGAAAAACAGACAGAGATGCCATTTGACGAGACCCGCCTGATCCCGCCCACCAAGCGCGAAGACCCCTGTAACGCCCTGACCAAGAATTAA
- the hutG gene encoding N-formylglutamate deformylase, translated as MTPVEITRGDSPIVLGLPHTGTDLPDTVRRDLNPRGLELADTDWHIHRLYQGLLPGATTVRATFHRYVIDANRDPSGASLYPGQNTTGLVPLTDFDGQDIWTTPPEEAEIEARRLAFHAPYHAALEAELARVRALHGVAILYDCHSIRSLIPFLFDGPLPDFNIGTNLGTTCAPEIEAAVADICAAAPGYTSVINGRFKGGWTTRHYGRPAEGFHAIQMELAQSSYLSAEAPPWPCDPEKSARLRRHLTDILTTLAAMAPTLKGTA; from the coding sequence ATGACCCCGGTTGAGATCACCCGCGGCGACAGCCCCATCGTGCTTGGCCTGCCGCATACCGGCACCGATCTGCCCGACACAGTGCGCCGCGATCTGAACCCGCGCGGGCTCGAACTGGCGGACACCGACTGGCATATTCACCGACTTTACCAAGGGTTACTGCCCGGCGCGACCACCGTGCGCGCGACCTTCCACCGCTATGTGATCGACGCCAACCGCGACCCTTCGGGCGCATCGCTCTACCCCGGCCAAAACACCACCGGGCTGGTGCCGCTGACCGATTTCGACGGGCAGGACATTTGGACAACCCCGCCCGAAGAAGCCGAGATCGAGGCCCGCCGCCTGGCATTCCACGCCCCCTATCACGCGGCGCTTGAGGCGGAATTGGCCCGCGTCCGCGCGTTGCATGGCGTGGCGATCCTCTATGACTGCCACTCGATCCGCTCGCTGATCCCCTTCCTCTTTGACGGCCCGCTGCCCGATTTCAACATCGGCACGAACCTCGGCACCACCTGCGCGCCTGAGATCGAAGCCGCCGTCGCGGATATCTGCGCCGCCGCCCCCGGCTATACCTCTGTCATCAATGGCCGTTTCAAAGGCGGCTGGACCACTCGCCACTATGGCCGCCCCGCCGAAGGGTTTCACGCAATCCAGATGGAACTGGCGCAGAGCAGCTACCTCAGCGCCGAAGCCCCGCCCTGGCCCTGTGATCCCGAAAAGTCTGCGCGCCTGCGCAGGCACCTGACCGACATTCTGACAACTCTGGCCGCGATGGCCCCGACCCTGAAAGGCACAGCATGA
- a CDS encoding YqaA family protein, translating to MPSRHGVFTDAACPAFSPFPSFAADMLALLSLFFAALLAATLIPAQSEAVLLGLMWSGAHATALLWLVATLGNVLGSLLNWLLGRYLSHFADHRWFPFSARQMGRASGWYQRWGYWSLLASWVPIIGDPLTLAAGMMREPLWRFLLIVTLAKGGRYLVLILLARGVL from the coding sequence TTGCCCTCACGCCACGGCGTCTTTACTGACGCGGCATGCCCGGCCTTTTCGCCTTTTCCGTCCTTCGCCGCTGACATGCTGGCCCTGCTGAGCCTGTTCTTCGCGGCGCTGCTGGCGGCGACGCTGATCCCCGCGCAATCCGAAGCGGTGCTTTTGGGGCTGATGTGGTCGGGTGCCCATGCCACGGCGTTGTTGTGGCTGGTGGCGACGCTGGGGAATGTGCTGGGCTCGCTGCTGAATTGGCTGCTCGGGCGCTACCTCAGCCATTTTGCCGATCACCGCTGGTTTCCTTTCTCGGCGCGGCAGATGGGGCGGGCCTCTGGCTGGTATCAACGCTGGGGGTATTGGAGCCTGCTGGCCAGTTGGGTGCCGATCATCGGCGATCCGCTGACCTTGGCCGCGGGCATGATGCGCGAACCGCTTTGGCGCTTCTTGCTGATTGTCACCCTTGCCAAAGGCGGGCGCTATCTGGTGCTGATCCTGCTCGCGCGCGGGGTTCTGTGA
- the phnC gene encoding phosphonate ABC transporter ATP-binding protein, whose amino-acid sequence MLVISELTKTFGANTAVARANLQVDKPQMIGIIGRSGAGKSTLLRMLNRLTDASSGQILFQGRDVTALRGAARRGWQAECAMIFQQFNLVPRMDVVSNVLHGTLNRRSTLSSIFNLYPDADITRAIEILDRLGIAQHAPKRAEALSGGQQQRVAIARALMQDPQIILADEPIASLDPMNAQVVMQSLRRIHEEDGRMVIANLHTLDTARRYCDRVVGMRDGKIVFDGTPEQLTTSMAREIYGADSSFSEAATSTEIETLDKVPA is encoded by the coding sequence ATGCTCGTCATATCTGAACTGACCAAAACATTCGGCGCGAACACAGCGGTGGCCCGCGCTAATCTGCAGGTCGACAAGCCGCAGATGATCGGGATCATCGGCCGCTCTGGCGCGGGGAAGTCCACGCTGCTGCGGATGTTAAATCGACTGACCGATGCCTCCTCTGGGCAGATCCTGTTTCAAGGGCGCGATGTGACCGCCCTGCGCGGCGCGGCCCGGCGCGGCTGGCAGGCAGAATGCGCGATGATCTTTCAACAGTTCAACCTCGTCCCGCGAATGGATGTGGTGTCGAACGTGCTGCACGGCACGCTCAACCGCCGCTCGACGCTCAGCAGCATCTTCAACCTCTACCCCGATGCTGACATCACCCGCGCGATTGAAATCCTCGACCGTCTGGGCATCGCGCAACATGCGCCCAAACGGGCCGAGGCGCTCTCGGGTGGCCAGCAGCAGCGCGTCGCCATCGCCCGCGCCCTGATGCAAGACCCGCAGATCATTCTGGCGGATGAGCCGATCGCCAGCCTCGACCCGATGAACGCGCAGGTGGTGATGCAATCGCTGCGTCGCATTCACGAGGAAGACGGCCGTATGGTCATCGCCAACCTTCACACGCTGGATACCGCGCGCCGCTATTGCGACCGCGTGGTGGGAATGCGCGACGGGAAAATCGTCTTTGACGGCACGCCCGAGCAACTGACCACCAGCATGGCCCGCGAAATCTACGGTGCAGACAGCAGCTTCTCCGAAGCCGCCACCTCAACCGAGATCGAAACGCTGGACAAGGTGCCAGCCTGA
- a CDS encoding antibiotic biosynthesis monooxygenase family protein codes for MYLAMNRFTVLPENAAAFEELWLNRESHLKETEGFVSFHMLKGPEEEGTILYASHTIWESEAHFRAWTTSDAFRAAHARAGQTRKLHEGAPRFEGFQTIQQIEAV; via the coding sequence ATGTACCTTGCCATGAACCGTTTCACCGTACTGCCCGAGAATGCCGCCGCATTCGAAGAGCTTTGGCTGAACCGCGAAAGCCATCTGAAAGAGACGGAGGGGTTCGTGTCCTTCCACATGCTCAAAGGGCCAGAGGAGGAGGGGACGATCCTCTATGCCTCGCACACCATTTGGGAAAGCGAAGCGCATTTTCGGGCATGGACCACCAGCGACGCCTTTCGCGCGGCGCATGCGCGGGCGGGGCAAACCCGCAAGCTGCACGAAGGCGCGCCGCGGTTCGAGGGCTTTCAGACTATTCAGCAAATCGAAGCAGTCTGA
- a CDS encoding UTRA domain-containing protein, translating into MKVTYRDVKTDILSKITKGEWPLGSLVPNEVDLAETYGCARATVNRAMRELADEGFIERRRKAGTRVRMAPVRQARFDIPLVRAEIEEKGADYRYSLVSHAVEPAPDWLRARLKLTAGSEALHLVCMHYADGDPYQYEDRWINLATLPQAREEDFAEVGPNEWLISAIPFSDVEISLSAGLADQRLSEYLACALGDPVFTVERSTWWEGQAVTYVRLSHRPGHRLTTRY; encoded by the coding sequence ATGAAAGTCACCTACCGGGATGTGAAAACCGACATCCTGTCAAAGATCACCAAGGGGGAATGGCCTCTGGGTAGTCTTGTGCCCAATGAGGTCGATCTGGCCGAGACCTATGGCTGCGCCCGCGCGACGGTCAACCGTGCCATGCGCGAATTGGCCGACGAAGGGTTTATCGAGCGCCGCCGCAAAGCCGGGACGCGGGTGCGCATGGCCCCGGTGCGGCAGGCGCGCTTCGACATTCCGCTGGTCCGGGCCGAGATCGAAGAGAAGGGCGCTGATTATCGCTATTCGCTGGTGAGCCACGCGGTTGAGCCTGCGCCGGACTGGTTGCGCGCGCGGCTGAAACTGACCGCAGGCAGCGAGGCGCTGCATCTGGTCTGCATGCATTACGCCGATGGCGATCCCTATCAATATGAAGACCGCTGGATCAACCTTGCGACCCTGCCGCAGGCGCGGGAGGAGGATTTTGCAGAGGTGGGGCCGAACGAATGGCTGATCTCGGCAATACCTTTTTCGGATGTTGAGATCAGCCTCTCCGCCGGACTGGCCGATCAGCGGCTGAGTGAGTATCTCGCCTGCGCCTTGGGTGATCCGGTTTTCACGGTCGAGCGTTCGACATGGTGGGAGGGGCAGGCGGTGACCTATGTGCGCTTGTCGCATCGCCCCGGTCACCGGCTGACGACCCGCTATTGA
- a CDS encoding formimidoylglutamate deiminase, with the protein MIFAKHARLPQGWARDVRITVAEGRITAVQTGQTPHPDDSRVDTLLPALANLHSHSFQRAMAGMTEVRMAGKDSFWTWRDLMYRFTAHLTPAHIEAIAAFVFLEMQEAGFASVGEFHYLHHQPDGTPYDDLGELSARIAAAAAETGIGLTHLPVLYTYGGAGQVPLQPGQARFGNGVAQFNALVERAKRAVADLPPDCRVGIAPHSLRATAPAELAEVLAAHPEVSTHIHIAEQPKEVADISDWLGARPVDWLLANAEVTENWCLIHATHMTEAETAALARTGAVAGLCPVTEANLGDGPFNGPGYLAAGGRFGIGSDSNVLISLTEELRTLEYSQRLRDLARNVMVPGEGSVGETLYTGAARGGAQALGRGTGEIAVGAWADLMAIDSQDPALCALRPAQLLDGLVFAAKDRVVTDLWSAGRHAVTGGRHRQRDRIVAGYRRAMAELTALL; encoded by the coding sequence ATGATTTTCGCAAAACACGCAAGACTGCCGCAGGGCTGGGCGCGGGACGTTCGGATTACGGTTGCTGAGGGCCGCATCACGGCGGTGCAGACCGGACAAACGCCCCATCCTGACGACAGCCGCGTCGATACCCTGCTGCCTGCGCTGGCCAACCTGCACAGCCACAGCTTTCAACGCGCCATGGCCGGGATGACCGAGGTGCGGATGGCGGGGAAAGACAGTTTCTGGACGTGGCGGGACCTGATGTACCGCTTTACCGCCCATCTCACGCCCGCGCATATTGAGGCCATCGCCGCCTTTGTTTTCCTTGAGATGCAAGAGGCGGGTTTTGCCAGCGTGGGCGAGTTTCATTACCTGCATCACCAGCCCGACGGCACGCCCTATGATGATCTGGGTGAGCTTTCGGCCCGGATCGCGGCGGCGGCGGCGGAGACGGGGATCGGGCTAACCCATCTGCCGGTGCTCTATACCTACGGTGGCGCGGGGCAGGTGCCCTTACAGCCGGGTCAGGCGCGTTTTGGCAATGGGGTGGCGCAGTTCAATGCGCTGGTGGAGCGGGCGAAACGGGCGGTGGCTGATCTCCCCCCAGACTGTCGTGTGGGCATCGCGCCGCATTCGCTGCGTGCCACCGCCCCGGCGGAACTGGCCGAGGTGCTGGCCGCGCATCCCGAGGTGTCGACCCATATCCACATCGCCGAACAGCCCAAGGAGGTCGCAGACATCTCGGACTGGCTCGGCGCACGGCCGGTGGACTGGTTGCTGGCGAACGCTGAGGTGACGGAGAACTGGTGCCTGATCCATGCGACCCACATGACCGAAGCAGAGACGGCAGCCTTGGCCCGGACCGGCGCGGTGGCGGGGCTCTGCCCGGTGACAGAGGCGAATTTGGGCGATGGGCCGTTCAACGGGCCGGGCTACCTCGCTGCCGGGGGGCGGTTTGGCATTGGGTCGGATTCCAATGTGCTGATTTCGTTGACCGAAGAGTTGCGCACTTTGGAGTATTCCCAACGCCTGCGCGATCTGGCGCGCAACGTGATGGTGCCGGGCGAAGGCTCGGTCGGGGAGACGCTGTATACCGGGGCCGCGCGCGGTGGTGCGCAGGCGCTTGGCCGGGGAACGGGCGAGATTGCAGTGGGCGCATGGGCCGATCTGATGGCGATCGACAGCCAAGACCCGGCACTTTGTGCACTGCGGCCCGCGCAACTGCTCGACGGTCTGGTCTTTGCGGCGAAGGATCGGGTGGTGACGGACCTGTGGTCGGCGGGGCGCCATGCGGTGACGGGCGGGCGGCACCGGCAGCGTGACCGGATCGTGGCGGGCTACCGGCGCGCCATGGCAGAGTTGACGGCGCTTTTGTGA
- a CDS encoding hemin uptake protein HemP codes for MQKLPDPSPAGQPVEDAVHDARALVPNGSTANIVLDGQTYTLRITRAGKLILTK; via the coding sequence ATGCAAAAGCTGCCCGATCCCTCGCCCGCAGGCCAACCGGTCGAAGACGCCGTGCATGATGCGCGTGCCTTGGTGCCCAATGGCTCGACGGCCAATATCGTGCTGGACGGCCAAACCTATACGCTGCGCATCACACGGGCAGGGAAATTGATCCTGACGAAGTAG